A DNA window from Pithys albifrons albifrons isolate INPA30051 chromosome 7, PitAlb_v1, whole genome shotgun sequence contains the following coding sequences:
- the LOC139674150 gene encoding olfactory receptor 14J1-like encodes LHYGTLLGSRACAHMAAAAWASGFLNALLLTANTFSLPLCKGNALGQFFCEIPQILKLSCSHSYLREIGLLVVSTCLFFGCFIFIVFSYVQIFRAVLRIPSEQGQHKAFSTCLPHLAVVSLFISTGTFSYLKPPSMSSPSLDLALSVLYSVVPPSLNPLIYSLRNQELKDAVRKMMTGCSAEAQNCCFC; translated from the coding sequence ctgcactacgggaccctcctgggcagcagagcttgtgcccacatggcagcagctgcctgggccagtggctttctcaatgctctgctgctcacagccaatacattttccctgcccctgtgcaagggcaatgccctgggccagttcttctgtgaaatcccacagatcctcaagctctcctgctcacactcctacctcagggaaattgGACTTCTTGTGGTTAGTACCTGTTTATTTTttggctgtttcattttcatagttttctcctatgtgcagatcttcagggctgtgctgaggatcccctctgagcagggacagcacaaagccttttccacgtgcctccctcacctggccgtggtctccctgtttatcagcactggcacattttcctacctgaagcctccctccatgtcctcaccatccctggatctggcattgtcagttctgtactcagtggtgCCTCCatcactgaaccccctcatctacagcctgaggaaccaggagctcaaggatgctgtgaggaaaatgatgactggatgctctgcagaagcacaaaactgttgtttctgttgA
- the LOC139673882 gene encoding olfactory receptor 14J1-like: MSNSSSISQFLLLPLADTRQLQLLHLWLFLGISLAALLGNGLIISAVACDHHLHTPMHFFLLNLSLTDLGSICTTVPKAMHNSLWDTTTISFMGCAAQVFFLILFIGTEISLLTIMCYDRYVAICKPLHYGTLLGSRACAHMAAAAWASGFLNALLHTANTFSLPLCQGNALGQFFCELPQILKLSCSESYFKELRLIVVTACLAFSCFVFIVFSYVQIFRAVLRIPSEQGRHKAFSTCLPHLAVVSLFVSTAMFSYLKPPSISFPSLDLALSVLYSVVPPALNPLIYSLRNQELKDAVRKMMTGCFSATITCLFLSL; the protein is encoded by the coding sequence atgtccaacagcagctccatcagccagttcctcctcctgccattggcagacacgcggcagctgcagctcctgcacttgtggctcttcctgggcatctccctggctgccctcctgggcaacggcctcatcatcagcgccgtagcctgcgaccaccacctgcacacccccatgcacttcttcctgctcaacctgtccctcacagacctgggctccatctgcaccactgtccccaaagccatgcacaactccctctgggacaccacaaccatctccttcatgggatgtgctgcacaggtcttcttccttattttattcattGGAACAGagatttccctcctcaccatcatgtgctacgaccgctacgttgccatctgcaaacccctgcactacgggaccctcctgggcagcagagcttgtgcccacatggcagcagctgcctgggccagtggctttctcaatgctctgctgcacacagccaatacattttccctgcccctgtgccagggcaatgccctgggccagttcttctgtgaactgcctcagatcctcaagctctcctgctcagagTCCTACTTCAAGGAACTTAGACTCATTGTGGTTACTGCCTGTTTAGCCtttagttgttttgttttcatagttttctcctatgtgcagatcttcagggctgtgctgaggatcccctctgagcagggacggcacaaagccttttccacgtgcctccctcacctggccgtggtctctCTGTTTGTCAGCACTGCCATGTTTTCCTatctgaagcctccctccatctccttcccatccctggatctggcaCTGTCAGTTTTGTACTCTgtggtgcctccagcactgaaccccctcatctacagcctgaggaaccaggagctcaaggatgctgtgaggaaaatgatgactggatgcttttcagcaacaATAACCTGTCTGTTTTTGTCTCTATAG